A window of Falco rusticolus isolate bFalRus1 chromosome 18, bFalRus1.pri, whole genome shotgun sequence genomic DNA:
TTTCTAGGGAAGCCTGGCAGATGCAGTAGTGGTGGGGAAGACCTTTCCGTAGTTCCCATCTCTGCGTGTTCTCTACTCAGCACCAAGAAGCAAGTTGTGCAAGTCTGTATACACCAGAGAGCTGAGCTCGACCTTATAAAAGAGCAGCCTGGCTCAGAAAACACCAAGCAGGGCAACCATATCCAAATCCACGGATTTACTTACCTCCAAACTGTCGCTCCCATCAGCCTCTCTGTCTATTATATCAAAAATATCTTCGTggattttttctccctgcaagaGAGACCAGACCAGATTTTGTTCCTTTCCCacacaaaatgcagaagagctCCTCAAGCCTGGTGTGAAGCCAAGTCAGACCGGCAGTGTGACCCTGCACTCAGGGTGTCACAGAAGGTCGGGCGTAAATCACTGCTGAATGACAAAGTATTCTTCAGAAACCACGGACTGAGCCTGACATAAGAAAGCCACGCTAAAGCCTCACGCCCAACAAGCTGACCCGTGTTGGCACCCAGGAGCACTAGAGCTGTTACCTGTGAAAAGCCGCTGGCCCAGTTGTTCCCAGCTCCCCCTCCGTGCTCAGACAGGTAGATGTTCTCTGGGTTGTACAGGTTGGCGTAAGGAGAGTTCAGGATGGAGTGGATAACTCGGGGCTCCAggtccagcagcacagctcgCGGGATGTAGTGCTCATCGTCTGCCTTTAACAGGGAGCAGGAAGGTCACGATGCAGTTGCAGCTCCCAACGGCTTCTTACTGCAAGAGGAACTGCAAGTGCGTGTGCCACCCCCTGGCCATGGGACAGCGCGGCACAGCCAGCGcctggcagggaagaggaggaagagaaacgTGTTATGTACAGCTTGTCTGTAACACAGCATCTTTTCGAGCCCCACAGCACGTCCCGATGGCTGGCCAGGTGGAGGGGGGGTGGCTCGCCCCTAACGGGCTTGCACTCGCAGCGTTATGTAAGGTAGTATCTATGGCAGCCTCCGCCTCGCGTTCCTGCCTCCACAACACATCCATTTCCAGAAACTGGagtgcaggcaggagccctgGCAGCGTGCAGCTCGGCAGGAGCatgtggctggggctgccactCAAACCAGCCTGGGGTCAGCGTCAGCCCACTGGTCCCTGACCCGGAGAGGGGGTTGCTGGAGCGGGCTGCAGCAGTCACAGACAGCCCTGCTGGCCTTCATCAGGGCACGGATCAACCCAGCGATGAGGGCAGGAACACCCTGAAGTGCAGCGTGCCTGATCTGTGTGCCAGGGGctgaggcagggacaggggctggAGCGGGGAcaggggctggggcgggggctgggcagggacgGTCAGTACCTGGTAGAAGAAGACGTCCTTGCGGTCGGTGCCCTCGGTGGCGAACTCCTCCACGATGCCCTCGGGGCTGATGCCGTGCTCGGCGCAGAGCTGCTTCCAGAACTCGAAGCCGACTGCGGGGGCCGCGGTCAGCGGGGCCAGGCCGGAGCAGAGCCCGGAGCATCCCGAGGCCGGCAGACCCCGCCCCCCTCCGTCAGACCACGCCCCCTCAATTAGACCCCCGCCCCCTCCAGCAGACCACGCCCCCTCCAGCAGACcacgcccccgccccccccgcccccagcatCCCGACCCCGCCCGGCGCGCGCTCCCCTGGCTCGTCCCCGtcgccgccggccccgggcgcGTACTCACTCTGGTTGCCGCACTGGCCCAGCTGCAAGGTGATGATCTCCCGCGGCATGGCGGCCGGagctcggctcggctcggctcgaCCCCGCTCTCCCGCCCggctccccgctcccccgctGCCTCTCCCGCCCGGCGCCAACCACACTGCGCATGCGCACCGCGCACTTCCGGGACGGCGCCGCTGGCCCCGCCCCTCGCGGCACCCTGGGCAACGCGCCTGAGCATCGGCAGCCGGCGGCGACTGCGCTTGCGCCAAGATGGCGGCGCCCAGCGCTCCCCTGCAGCGGGGGCCGCCATGTCGGTGGTGACCGTGTGCGCGCGCTGGGCGGCCGGATGTTGATGCCGTGAGGGagccatggcggcggcggcggcgcggcccggcgaGCGGCAGCGGCGGGTGCAGGAGCTGAGCGcggcgctgcggggccgccTGGGGCCCTACGAGCCGCTGCTGAGCGCCGCGCAGGCCGCGCTGGTGTGGGAGCGGCCGGGCCGCAGCGCGCTGTGGTGGGCGGCGGCGCACGGCCTCTTCTGGtgagcgggcggcggcggggcccgggccgcggctggcggggcggcgggcgggccgcACCGGAGGGGTTCGGGGCCGCTCCCCTGTGGGACCGCCGGGCGGCGGAGCGGCCCTCGGTGTCGGGAGGCGCGTCCTGGCCGGGCCCCTTacggcgggggcgggcggcccggctGGGCTCCGGAGAGGCAGGAACGcgccgggctgggctggcactccggccccccgcggcggcgcccCTCGGGTGGGCGCTCGGAGGGCACCAGCGACCGGGCAGCCGCGGGGCGCACTCGGGGCCGCTCGCTCTCCTTCTCCCGGGGCCTGGCGAGCCGGTTCTCCAGGCAGGAACGGCCCCTCCGCCGGGCAGCCCGGTCCCCTCGCACGGGCCGGGAGCGGCCCCGGTGGGTGGTGGGACCCCCGCGGGTGACCTGAGGGCTCCAGCTCGTGGCCTGTTTCAGCAGCTGAGAAGGAACCTGGAAGTGCCGGCGTCTGCTTCAGCTTTTGGCGTGTTTTCCTCGTTCTCTGAAAGCATAAAACTAATGAGCAAAACCCCAAGCGTTGTGTGAGCGGTGGAGGCAGGGCGGCAGGTTCCCTTGCCTCCAACAGGTGAGCTGTAAAGTGGGGCTGTTGGGCTAGAAATGACACGAGCAGATCAGGGTCCCCAAAGCAACCTGACCGCAGCTGCCTGATAAGCTCCCTgccaggcagtgcaggcaggctgggtgctggctgatTAGcacttgcttgcttttctctggcTATAACTCTTACTGAGCGACTGATTTCGTTTTGAGTTAGTTCGTGTTAccccttttgtgtgtgttgcaTGGATCTGGTCGGTACCgatttcttaatttcttcccCATAGGTTTTTTGCTCTGACTTCTCTTCGCTTGCTGTTCCTGGTTGCATTTACCCTCATAGTAGTAGTTTGTCTAGATCAGTGGAAGAGCAAAATCTGGCCTGAAATTGCAGGTAAGTTGCAACATTTGAGTTGACAGCAGCAAATTAAGCACTGCTTTTAGCCCCACAGGTACAGGTTCTGCACCATCTGGAGTTAAATAGTTAAAATCATGTCTCTTTTGCTTCGTGAGTCTAAAAGCAGGCAAGAGTACTGTAGGCATGTGCTTCCTAGAGTTGGAAAATCCTTACCTACATAAACATAAGACAACCTTTTCATGCTTGTGACACTGGTATTTGTCTCATAATCTTGAAACATGTGGTGTACGTGAACAAGTGCAGGTTTGGAAGCAGTGATTCACCTTCCGAGCATTTGGTACAAGAGCGAGAATTGAAGTgcatgttgtggtttaaccccagccagcagctaagcacgagatgcagctgctcgctcgctccctgcccctgccggtgggatggagaggagaatcagaaaaacgTAAACACCATGGATTGAGATAAGGTGGCTTaataactgaaattaaaaaaaaaaattataacaaagaggagagggaaaacaacAACTGATGCATAGCACAGTTGCTCATTCCCCGCtgaccagtgcccagccaggCTCCCCCAGTAGCGATTGGTGGCcctcagccagctccccccagtttatataccaagcatgacattctactgtatggaatagccctttggctagttctggtcagctgtcctggctgtgctccctcctggcttcttgtgcacctcttcgctggcagagcctgggaaacggaaaagtccttgatttggGGTAAGCACgacttagcaacaactgaaacagtGTGTTATCGATAgtattctcatactaaatccagaacacagcactgtgccagctactaagaaaaaaattaactatcccagccgaaaccaggacagtggAATACATCTGTTTCTCCTCAGAATCCATAGTAAACCAGCTTCATGTTTTAAGATAAAGATGAGTCCCAGCAGCCTTGCTGTTGAGTAGGGATTTCTTTGAAAGGAGAGCCATCTTAGCGGCTGTTAATGAAGTTAGTCTCAAACTTTCAGTAAACAAAGCAGTTCTGTCTATCGTTTATGATATTAATATACTTATGAATACTACCACTCTTAGCAGCTCAGGATTTTGTTGGCTTTGCATGGACAGGTTGATTTTGAAGCCGTGTGTATGGCTTGCATGCTCCCAGAGGTGGTTCTCTAACTAACTAGCAGGTACAACTCCCAGCTTTCTGCTTCACCTTGTGTTCTGTGTCGTTCTTGGGAAGAGgttaaagcagcagcttggctCAGGCTCTGTCATGGAGTGTTACTACTTACGGGGAGGTATCTGTCCAGCTCCCTCATAACCTTGATCTCTTATTTATCAGGATAACTGGTATGTCCCTTGGTCGCTTTTCAAATCCCAGCCTGGGTGAGAAAGTATCAAAAGACTTAAATCTTTGATGCCTCTCAGTAAGCAAGTTGTTGTGCCTTCACCATCTGGTgtgtgcaggggaagggagggagatgAAAGTGGTGGCTTTTGCAATTATCTGTCAGCATAACCAGAGCAGCCTTCCAGACAACATCCAACAAATACTGAGGAGCAACAAGGAGACCCTCTTGCAGTCTTGTACTGTCACATGTACACCTTCAAAACGCATTATGCATCTTCGGTTCTTGATTATAGTTAATGTCTTTTCCAGGTATCCCCCCAACTCATTAAAGCTTTACTTAAATCCCAAGAGCTAAGCATTCTCATGGCAAAATTCCTTGCAACTAATGTAGTGTCTGTTCTTAATATTTTAGTGGCAAGACCTGACGAATTAGACAATGAGAGGTAGGAAACTAATTTAATCCTCTGCTGTTTGGTACTTTGCTGTGATACCATGTAATTATTACCTGCACATGCTTGTAATGTTGGCTCCTTTAAGcgaggaaggaagggggagaagggagctgCTTAGTGAAGGGAGGATGGAGCTCTGGGCTCTGTCAAGCAGTTGTGACAAGTTTTTGACTTGCCCAAGAAGccattatgttatatttaaTCTTTGCCTTTGCAGTAGCCCTCAATAGTGCTTGCCTGAGTGTTGTAAAACTTCCCCCCGCACCCTTAAAGTTAGAGCTGCTGCCTTAAAAGTGATTCCTTTTGTATGTACGGGCTtccaacagcaggaaaagagcatttcatttggaaataatGAAGTCGTCTGAGACGTGATAGGGATTGTTTAATAGGCTTGTTCCAGAAGTTGTTTCTGCATAGTTATGATCTGACGGCAGCAGTAATAATGGGTTAAGAAACTCTGGGGTGTTGTCTTGCTAATAACACCTTCCTCTCTGGGCACACCTTTCTGCCCACCTGTGCTGCCAAGCTGCACTGGATGCTCAACTCCTGATTAAAGCACTTGAGCTGTTGCCAAATGAcaattttaatgattttttttttggttttttttgcaagaggCCCAAGTACAAAAGGAATTCCTTTTCCTAATCTTCAAGTCCTTGTGACTGGCAGTTAAGAAGCACTAATAGAACTTGCCAAAGACAATGCCTCCAGAGTAACTGAATATATTAAGTAAGGTACAAGGCTGCTTGTAGACCTCATGCTGAATTCTTGGGGGTTGCAGTTGAccaaataaatgcagaaaaagcagatggaTTTGCTTGATTTGCTTCTGCACTGCCCTTTCCCTCGAGTAGCATGGAAACTAGTCTAAGCCAAAAGACTGAATGACTGAAATTACTGCTCCTTGGCTGCTATGGGAGAACTGGGACACTTGTAGAATGGTGTGCAGAAGTGCTGCTTTTGGCAAGGTGGAGTTCTGAAAGGCAGGCTGACCCTTATCTCTCAAGCTTAGCAGCtgggggagaagagaaggcagtACTGAGACAGCATTTGTAACCAGTGACTTCTGCACTGATGTCGACGCAGTAGTATCTGTTCCCAAATTCTTACCTTCACTGCAGCTGGGGATATGTTCACCCTCGACTGCTCGGAGTGCCAGAACTCTGTCACCACTTGGCTGAAGGATGGGTGTCTGGGACCAACTTCTTAAGTAATCTCTTCATTTTCAAGAGGCAAAACCCTGGCAAGGTAAGAATGTGCAGACCTcagcaaacaaaatgtttggTGTGGAGCCTCTGCTGACCACCGGTATCCCCTTGCGGTGGCATCCAGCGTTGGCTGAATGCATTCAGACATGGGAGTTTACCGCGGGAGGTCTCCCACAACAACTTGGCTATTAAGTGGTGGTGAAGAATAGAAAGCACAAGCAGAATAATCAGGTTGTGAAGGAGGGAGGCAAAAACGAGTGTCGGCATGTTGATTGCACtagtaaagggaaaaatgtaTCTGCTCCTTCTGTACATTTCTAGCTTTTTAAGTGTCTGTCAAACTCATGTCTCTCACTGGATTTTAACAGTTTGAGAAAGTGGTCaagctttccccccccccctttttttcttctttttttgaggCTTACACAAAGAGGAACCTGTAACACAGTGGTACTGTCCTTGTCCTTTTCATGTTGAAGAGTTCTGTCATCTTTAACCTCTTCCTTGCTTTAAGCCTGCCTGCTTTGGGAAGCTTCTCATATTGTGAGGCAAGAGGCCTTGGTCCGCTGCCTGTTGCTCTGAAGCCGGATGCCTCCTGTGTCTGCGCTAGTCCTAGAGCAGGGTAGTTGAACGCTAGGAAGAATTTGCTGTTAGACTCATGACTTGACCTAGAATCTGTAGAGAACAAGACGGTCAAGAACGATGTGAATCCACTGTTTAACCTTGAAAGTTCACTGTCTCCCATGTCTTCAGTTTTGCCTTCTAGTGTGTGGAGTCTTTACTTTCCTGGCTGTCCTGGGCCGGTATATCCCTGGACTCTTGCTCTCATACTTGCTATGTAAGTAGAACTCTGTGCCAATACAGACTTGAAAAGGGGTAGAGATGAGTGGGATCTGAATGTCTGATGGATGGGGCTCTTCTGCTCAAAAGGAAAGCTTGTGtgaatggctttaaaatttaaaataatacattctgcctggaatgtggtggttCTTGACCAGGACTCTAAGGTCTCTGGTCCAGAGAGAACGCGTTTGAGTGCTTAGTAACCAGAGATCTGAGCACTAGTAGGCTGGCCTCTCAATTTTGTTAAATTGGCAGAGGTGATTGCACCAGTTCTAACAgccttctgcagcactgccttcAGTACTCAGATCTTGCATACTCTGTGTGTTGCACTGCATCACAAAATGGGCAAGATGTTTGCCAAGTAGCATCCTGAACAAACTTCTAATCAGCGTTCCCACTTACCTCAGTGCTCTTCATCCTGCTGTGGCCCCTTGCTGTGTACCACAGACTGGGGCAGCGCATGTACATGAAGCtggagccagctctgcagcgGCTGGATTTCAGTGTTCGAGGCTACATGATATCAAAGCAGCGGGAGAAGCAACGTAAGTTTCTGTACTGTGTTTCTGACCCTTCAGACACTGATCCTGGGTACCTGAAACAGCCTGTGAATCAAGCCCCTGGCCTTGGAGTGGGATAGGGCTGCATGCACGGCACGGCAGTCACTCCATTGCCCTTGGCAAATACTTGCAGCTGCTTTGGGCAGGCAgcaaggcagctctgcctccacAGGCGTTTCCCAGTGAGCAGCTGGTTCTTCatggtgctgagctgctccaTTTCTCAGCTGCCAGAACTGTGTGTTCCATATTGCagttgcactgaaaaaaaagaggaaggactCTCTGCAAGGTAGCTGCTAAACATGTTTATCTCGGCAAAAGATCTGCAGCAGCCCAAGTCAGAAATGACCACGTTGCTCTGCTGTGGAAAAAGCATGCTGCGTTGTGTTGTGTCCCAGCTTGCCAGTTTAGGGCTTTTTTGCTTGGCATAAGGTTGGTCCTGTACAGACCCCTGTCCTGGCAGCAATAATAAGCTTTAATTGTGCTTTCTGGCAGTGCGTCGCCGATCCCTTAGTCAGGAGGCTGCGGATGATGGGAGTGACAGCGAGGAGGAGCTTGCCGCATTCTGTCCCAAGGTAACAAAGTGTCTCAGAAATAGAGTGGCTGAATAGAA
This region includes:
- the RETREG3 gene encoding reticulophagy regulator 3, with product MAAAAARPGERQRRVQELSAALRGRLGPYEPLLSAAQAALVWERPGRSALWWAAAHGLFWFFALTSLRLLFLVAFTLIVVVCLDQWKSKIWPEIAVARPDELDNESWGYVHPRLLGVPELCHHLAEGWVSGTNFLSNLFIFKRQNPGKFCLLVCGVFTFLAVLGRYIPGLLLSYLLLLFILLWPLAVYHRLGQRMYMKLEPALQRLDFSVRGYMISKQREKQLRRRSLSQEAADDGSDSEEELAAFCPKLDDSLVAKELTISDSEHSDAEVSYTENGMFNLSRGQTPLTEGSEDLDGHSDPEESFARDLPDFPSINPEATGIDDEDDTSIGIPSLAYRPQLTEDFHLPYDQEESGTLPSVQNLTNNIAGFVTRGMIQLALSGAPQPGSSCSNNPQRGAKTYLRSASSDLDTDAEGDDFELLDQSELNQLDPAGSRGQ